The nucleotide window TGGCCATACTCTAGCGCGATCACCCTCCCCTTGGGGCCTACCCGCTTTTTCGCCTGATACAGACACAGCAACCCGGATTTCCCGCCGGCCCCCATCACCACCACGGTTTGCCCAGGTCGTACGAGGCGGGCGGTTTGTGCCGGCGCCCCGCAAACATCCAATGCGGCCAGCGCCACGCGTTCCGGGAGATCCTCCGGCAGGCGGGCAAACGGCCCGCTGGCAAACAGCACGGCTTTCCCCTTCACTCCCACCTGCCCTGTTTTCATCTCCACGTCTTCAATCGATTCCAAATGCAAAGGTGTCAGCGTCAACGACACCAATGTTGCGATTTTGTCCCCCACCTGCAGATGTTGATCGGGAAAATGGGGTCCGACTTCCGCCACACGTCCGATCAGCATCCCTCCGGAACCCGTGACCGGGTTGTGCATTTTACCCCGCTCCCGGACAATCTCCGCGATGCGGCGCTTCACCGCTTCCGGTTCGCCGCCCGCCTCCTCCTTCAACTGAGAAAAAGAAGCGGAGTCGATATTCAACCGGAGCACGTTGATCAACAGCTCATTGTCATAACATACCGGACGGGCATCCAACCGCCATGCCGGCTGGG belongs to Polycladomyces subterraneus and includes:
- a CDS encoding L-erythro-3,5-diaminohexanoate dehydrogenase, translating into MTHSSVVPKGHPLGLHRVLEPSGVLPQPAWRLDARPVCYDNELLINVLRLNIDSASFSQLKEEAGGEPEAVKRRIAEIVRERGKMHNPVTGSGGMLIGRVAEVGPHFPDQHLQVGDKIATLVSLTLTPLHLESIEDVEMKTGQVGVKGKAVLFASGPFARLPEDLPERVALAALDVCGAPAQTARLVRPGQTVVVMGAGGKSGLLCLYQAKKRVGPKGRVIALEYGQQACADIAALGLADELLRVDATDPVAVLTEVERVTDGALADVTVNCVNVPGTELPAILATKDGGAVCFFSMAVRFTAAALGAEGVGKDVQMMIGNGYARGHATLTLDSLRECEGLRRLFVSRYAGSAQQV